The proteins below are encoded in one region of Candidatus Thiodiazotropha sp. LNASS1:
- a CDS encoding NAD(P)/FAD-dependent oxidoreductase, whose product MRILVVGGGCGGTILANNLARRLASEIRSRKVRITLLSASDKHMYQPGLLYVAFGQMMPDELYRDQESLLEPSIEFHVDPVEAFHLDQNKVTTKSGKIHEYDVMVIATGSRIVPEEVPGLVEGSETFYSEAAAVKMFKRLREFEGGKVAIVVGVPHKCPIAPVEVTFSLHDYFKTRGIRDKVHIKYHYPIGRIHTIENVAKWAKPEFDRIGVEYETLFNVKEVDVENQVVKSEEGTETAYDLLISIPPHRGMPVIERDQMGDGGWIPTDRYKLTMEGHDNVYVLGDTTNLPVSKTGSAAHFEAEVVAENIASIIKIGTPVRDYDGKVYCFIEAGHDRATYAMFNYENPPDLKAPNKSMHWFKMSYNKMYWTSVRGLL is encoded by the coding sequence ATGAGAATCTTAGTCGTCGGTGGTGGCTGCGGTGGTACCATATTGGCCAACAACCTTGCGCGGCGGCTGGCCAGCGAGATCCGCAGTCGGAAGGTCAGAATCACACTGCTTTCGGCCTCGGATAAACACATGTATCAGCCGGGTCTGCTGTATGTGGCGTTTGGACAGATGATGCCTGACGAACTGTATCGCGATCAGGAGAGTCTGCTTGAGCCCTCGATTGAGTTTCATGTGGATCCGGTCGAGGCGTTCCATCTTGATCAGAACAAGGTCACAACAAAAAGCGGTAAAATACATGAGTATGACGTGATGGTTATCGCAACCGGTTCACGTATCGTGCCTGAAGAAGTGCCGGGTCTGGTCGAGGGTTCTGAAACCTTCTATTCCGAGGCGGCTGCCGTGAAGATGTTCAAACGTCTCCGTGAGTTTGAGGGTGGCAAGGTTGCGATTGTCGTCGGTGTCCCGCACAAATGTCCGATCGCCCCGGTGGAGGTAACTTTCTCCCTACACGACTATTTCAAGACGCGCGGTATCCGCGACAAGGTGCACATCAAGTACCACTATCCGATCGGTCGTATCCATACCATTGAAAATGTCGCCAAATGGGCAAAGCCGGAATTCGACCGCATTGGCGTCGAATATGAAACCCTGTTCAACGTCAAGGAAGTGGATGTGGAGAATCAGGTGGTAAAGAGCGAAGAGGGTACCGAGACCGCGTATGATCTGCTTATCTCCATACCGCCGCATAGAGGAATGCCGGTGATTGAACGGGATCAGATGGGCGATGGCGGCTGGATACCCACTGATCGGTACAAACTCACCATGGAGGGACATGACAATGTCTATGTATTGGGGGATACCACCAACCTGCCGGTCAGCAAGACCGGTTCTGCGGCGCATTTCGAAGCCGAAGTGGTGGCCGAGAACATCGCTTCGATTATCAAGATCGGTACACCCGTACGTGATTATGACGGTAAGGTCTACTGTTTTATCGAGGCAGGTCATGATAGGGCGACCTATGCCATGTTCAACTATGAGAATCCACCCGACCTGAAGGCGCCCAATAAATCGATGCACTGGTTTAAAATGAGCTATAACAAAATGTATTGGACCAGCGTCCGCGGTCTACTTTGA
- a CDS encoding SLC13 family permease, producing the protein MTPSNNQQSMPSQGRLLSLKQLIASAIFLIAALLLANLSPTVEIAWVGAILMLTIYLFAFEVVGVDVAAASIMVLLGLSSLLAPLMGLDQGLVDNRHLFDGFSSNAVISIIAVMIIGAGLDRTGIMGSVASFILKTGGTTEGRIIPIISATVGFISSFMQNVGAAALFLPVVSRISARSGLPMSRLLMPMGFTAILGGTMTMVGSSPLILLNDLILTSNKALPADQQMETWGLFSVTPIGIALIVSGIIYFLLAGRFVLPKTKSESSTSGTDPMQYFQDVYGLRYSLSEVVVTDESGLIGKQLDDIETAYRVRVIATKLSGEANRIGPGALARDVDLEAGMVLGVVADPDSLASFAEVFKLKRRPTLRTFSNDLSANKAGIAEVVIPPGSSLIGKSARDVWMRKTYGLAMIGLHRNGETLREGEDIRNMPFMAGDTLVVHTPWDVLPRIEKDKNFVVVTTEYPHEDLRPHKVGWAMLFFSIALSMVLFTDIRLSVALLTGAIGMVLSGVLNIDEAYEAVSWKTVFLLASLIPLGLAVETTGTAKWIADQVLWVVGDMPIWIIQLSVAVLATFFTLVMSNVGATVLLVPLAVNIAIGAGGNPAVFALTVAIATSNSFLIPTHQVNALIMGPAGYRVSDFMRAGGIMTLLFLTVMMLVMNLVF; encoded by the coding sequence ATGACACCATCAAACAACCAGCAATCGATGCCCAGCCAAGGCAGGCTCCTCTCACTTAAACAGCTCATTGCAAGCGCCATCTTCCTCATCGCAGCACTGTTGCTGGCCAATCTATCCCCCACTGTCGAGATCGCCTGGGTAGGGGCCATCCTGATGCTGACCATCTACCTGTTTGCCTTCGAAGTCGTCGGGGTGGATGTTGCCGCAGCCAGTATTATGGTGTTGTTGGGCCTCTCGTCCCTGCTTGCACCACTGATGGGACTCGATCAGGGGCTGGTCGATAACAGGCATCTGTTCGATGGCTTTTCATCCAATGCCGTCATCTCCATCATCGCAGTCATGATCATCGGTGCCGGCCTGGATAGAACCGGCATCATGGGCAGTGTCGCTTCATTCATACTCAAGACCGGCGGCACCACTGAGGGCAGGATTATCCCGATCATATCCGCCACTGTGGGATTCATCTCTTCTTTCATGCAGAACGTGGGCGCGGCTGCGTTGTTTCTTCCTGTAGTATCGCGCATCTCCGCCCGTTCCGGCCTGCCCATGTCCCGCCTGCTGATGCCGATGGGCTTTACCGCTATTCTCGGCGGCACCATGACTATGGTCGGCTCCAGCCCGCTGATTCTGCTCAACGACCTGATCCTCACCTCAAACAAGGCGTTGCCCGCCGACCAACAGATGGAGACCTGGGGACTCTTTTCTGTCACGCCGATCGGGATTGCCCTGATTGTCAGCGGGATCATCTACTTCCTACTGGCCGGACGTTTCGTGCTGCCGAAAACCAAGAGTGAAAGCAGCACCAGCGGTACCGATCCGATGCAGTATTTCCAGGATGTCTACGGCTTGCGCTACAGCCTGTCAGAGGTGGTTGTCACCGATGAGAGCGGCCTGATCGGCAAGCAGCTGGATGATATCGAGACCGCTTATCGGGTCAGGGTGATCGCGACAAAGCTGTCGGGCGAGGCGAACCGAATCGGTCCGGGAGCCCTGGCCCGGGATGTCGATCTTGAAGCCGGCATGGTGTTGGGAGTGGTTGCCGATCCGGATTCCCTGGCCAGCTTCGCCGAGGTATTCAAGCTTAAAAGACGCCCTACCCTGCGTACATTCTCCAATGACCTTTCTGCCAACAAGGCCGGTATTGCCGAAGTGGTCATACCGCCCGGCTCATCACTCATCGGCAAGAGCGCACGTGATGTGTGGATGCGGAAGACCTATGGCCTTGCCATGATCGGATTACACCGCAACGGAGAAACCCTGCGTGAGGGGGAGGATATCCGTAACATGCCCTTTATGGCGGGAGACACCCTGGTGGTGCACACCCCATGGGATGTTCTCCCGAGGATCGAAAAAGATAAAAATTTCGTCGTCGTTACCACTGAATACCCCCATGAGGATTTGCGCCCACACAAGGTGGGATGGGCAATGCTGTTTTTCAGCATCGCGCTCTCAATGGTACTGTTTACCGACATCCGTCTTTCGGTTGCACTGCTCACCGGTGCCATTGGGATGGTGCTGTCCGGCGTCCTCAATATCGATGAAGCGTATGAAGCGGTCAGCTGGAAGACGGTCTTTTTACTTGCCTCCCTGATACCGCTTGGTCTCGCAGTGGAGACCACCGGCACAGCAAAATGGATTGCGGATCAGGTGCTTTGGGTAGTGGGAGACATGCCGATCTGGATTATCCAGTTGTCGGTTGCGGTGCTCGCCACCTTTTTCACCCTGGTCATGTCCAATGTGGGCGCGACGGTTCTACTGGTTCCGCTGGCAGTGAATATCGCCATTGGCGCCGGCGGCAACCCAGCCGTTTTCGCGCTCACCGTTGCCATCGCCACATCCAACTCCTTCCTGATCCCCACGCACCAGGTGAATGCACTGATCATGGGGCCTGCAGGGTATCGCGTATCTGATTTTATGCGGGCGGGCGGCATCATGACACTACTGTTTCTGACCGTCATGATGCTGGTGATGAACCTGGTGTTTTAG
- a CDS encoding ABC transporter ATP-binding protein yields the protein MSIRGVRIKIEDLSHRYTSKSPITFDKVNLEAKHGEIIVIIGRSGCGKSTLLHILAGLLKPTDGSVRLDDTLVTSPSPQWVMMFQAPHLFPWMKVSQNVGIGLHFAGWDEPRMRERVDDALSLVDLQDYADNNVQDLSGGQQQRVALARSLVMEPELLLLDEPFSALDAFTRASLQHDVRSIAKRLGFNVVIVTHDIDEAVLMADRALIMAGSPGKIYDELEVNLPDPRERHDPNVQAMRTRLMEAFKQAANEYPSASGKDAGDESSPHSVTQHA from the coding sequence ATGTCTATACGCGGAGTCCGCATTAAGATTGAAGACCTTAGCCATCGCTATACTTCAAAAAGCCCGATCACATTCGACAAGGTCAATCTGGAAGCGAAGCATGGTGAGATCATTGTCATTATCGGGCGTTCCGGTTGCGGTAAATCGACCTTGTTGCATATTCTTGCAGGGTTGTTGAAACCGACGGATGGCTCTGTTCGTCTTGACGATACCTTGGTGACATCGCCATCGCCGCAATGGGTCATGATGTTCCAGGCGCCCCATCTTTTTCCCTGGATGAAGGTGTCGCAAAATGTGGGCATCGGCCTGCACTTTGCGGGTTGGGATGAGCCCAGGATGCGTGAAAGGGTTGACGATGCACTCAGCCTTGTCGATCTTCAGGACTATGCCGATAACAACGTGCAGGACCTGTCGGGTGGTCAGCAGCAACGTGTGGCGCTGGCGCGCTCACTGGTTATGGAGCCCGAACTGTTGCTTCTGGATGAACCCTTCTCGGCGCTCGACGCCTTTACCCGCGCATCTCTGCAACATGATGTTCGATCGATCGCAAAACGCCTCGGCTTCAATGTGGTGATCGTGACCCACGATATCGACGAGGCGGTCCTGATGGCGGATCGGGCACTGATCATGGCGGGCTCTCCCGGCAAGATCTACGACGAGCTCGAAGTCAATCTCCCCGATCCACGTGAGCGGCACGACCCGAATGTGCAGGCAATGCGGACACGCCTGATGGAGGCCTTCAAACAAGCCGCTAATGAGTACCCAAGCGCTTCCGGCAAGGATGCTGGTGACGAATCAAGTCCACACAGCGTCACGCAGCATGCCTGA
- a CDS encoding transposase — MSRSRFSEEKILAVLKEAEESDEKITEICSKHGISDATFYKWRSKYGDQSVNDSRRLKQLEDENKRLRALVADLALRNQALKRVVSKKW, encoded by the coding sequence ATGAGCAGATCGAGATTCAGCGAAGAAAAGATCTTGGCTGTATTGAAGGAAGCAGAGGAGTCGGATGAGAAGATCACTGAAATATGCAGCAAGCATGGGATCTCCGATGCCACATTTTACAAATGGCGGTCGAAGTATGGAGACCAGTCAGTCAACGACTCAAGGCGCTTGAAGCAGCTCGAGGATGAGAATAAGCGACTTCGAGCGCTCGTTGCCGATCTCGCCTTACGTAATCAGGCGTTAAAGCGCGTGGTATCGAAGAAGTGGTGA
- a CDS encoding cytochrome P460 family protein has protein sequence MKAHLFTALWVTASVALATESNVPYPTDYRNWHHVKSMVIEEGHPLFNAFGGIHHIYANDKALEGYRKGLFPDGAVIIFDLLDTVRTDNAVTESRRKVLGVMHKDSAKFAATGGWGFEGFGGGDPTNRVVGDKAASACFACHQPQKGQDYTFSQLRD, from the coding sequence ATGAAAGCACACTTATTTACTGCATTATGGGTAACGGCATCCGTTGCATTGGCGACAGAATCCAATGTCCCCTACCCGACAGATTATCGTAACTGGCATCACGTCAAGAGCATGGTGATTGAAGAAGGCCATCCGTTGTTCAATGCATTTGGCGGCATTCATCACATCTATGCCAACGACAAGGCGCTTGAGGGCTACCGGAAAGGACTCTTCCCTGATGGGGCCGTCATCATCTTCGACCTTCTGGATACGGTGCGTACCGACAATGCCGTCACCGAGAGCAGACGCAAGGTGTTGGGTGTGATGCATAAAGATTCCGCTAAATTCGCAGCAACCGGCGGATGGGGCTTCGAGGGGTTTGGCGGTGGCGACCCAACAAATCGCGTTGTCGGCGATAAAGCCGCATCGGCCTGCTTTGCCTGCCATCAACCGCAGAAAGGGCAGGACTACACATTCAGTCAACTTCGAGATTGA
- a CDS encoding ABC transporter substrate-binding protein, which produces MNEQKQLIDKYGDGINDPDLVLEYDPLFKNVLGSGVDRRDFLKMGSLAAMSSLIPSAATFAQEKKWDPVVRIGYIPITDAAALLVAHELGYFKKEGIDSVRPTLIRGWSPLVEAFASHRFNLTHMLIPIPIWMRYNNKYPLKITAWDHTNGSAIIVHKDSGINTPKDFGGKQFAVPYWYSIHNIVSQKIMKEAGIKPVIRPQTAKLAPDECNFLVLNPPEMPPALAAKSIDGYCVAEPFNALGEIKAGGKVLRFTGDVWKGHPCCVVVMHEADAMDPDRAAWAQGVHNAIIAAQIHLGENREEMAHMLSRNGKKYLPFPKKVIERAMLFYDPAYYSNPVAIKHPEWGMNRINFQSWPYRSATELVVSDLKNTVLTGDASFLDGLSPEHVADDLVNYKYVKNALEANPKWKNDPSVPKTGDPYSRVEVVKL; this is translated from the coding sequence ATGAATGAGCAGAAGCAGCTTATAGATAAGTACGGTGACGGAATCAACGATCCCGATCTCGTCCTGGAATACGATCCCCTATTCAAGAACGTGTTAGGTAGTGGCGTTGATAGGCGTGATTTTCTGAAAATGGGTAGTCTTGCGGCGATGAGCAGCCTGATTCCTTCGGCAGCGACCTTTGCCCAGGAGAAGAAATGGGATCCGGTGGTTCGTATAGGTTATATCCCGATCACCGATGCTGCGGCGCTCCTGGTGGCCCATGAGTTGGGTTATTTCAAGAAAGAGGGTATCGATTCCGTTCGCCCGACCCTGATACGTGGTTGGTCACCCCTGGTGGAGGCGTTTGCCTCGCACCGATTCAACCTCACCCACATGTTGATTCCGATTCCGATCTGGATGCGTTACAACAACAAGTATCCGTTGAAGATCACTGCCTGGGATCATACCAATGGCTCCGCAATCATCGTGCACAAGGATAGCGGTATAAATACGCCAAAGGATTTCGGCGGTAAGCAGTTTGCCGTGCCCTATTGGTATTCAATTCATAATATCGTCTCGCAAAAGATCATGAAGGAGGCCGGTATCAAACCTGTGATACGGCCGCAAACCGCAAAACTGGCCCCTGATGAGTGTAATTTCCTGGTGCTCAATCCACCTGAGATGCCGCCTGCCCTTGCGGCCAAGTCGATTGATGGTTACTGCGTGGCCGAACCCTTCAATGCCCTGGGCGAGATCAAGGCGGGTGGAAAGGTGTTGCGCTTCACGGGTGATGTCTGGAAAGGTCATCCATGCTGTGTCGTAGTCATGCATGAGGCCGATGCGATGGATCCTGATCGTGCAGCCTGGGCTCAGGGTGTCCACAACGCGATTATCGCTGCGCAAATCCATCTCGGAGAAAACAGAGAGGAGATGGCGCACATGCTCTCCCGTAACGGCAAGAAATATCTGCCGTTCCCGAAGAAAGTCATCGAGCGGGCAATGCTGTTCTACGATCCCGCCTACTACAGCAACCCGGTGGCGATCAAACATCCGGAATGGGGTATGAACCGAATCAATTTTCAGAGTTGGCCCTACCGTTCCGCCACTGAACTCGTCGTTTCGGATCTGAAGAATACTGTACTCACCGGCGACGCCAGTTTCCTTGACGGGCTCTCACCGGAGCATGTGGCTGATGATCTGGTCAACTACAAATACGTGAAGAACGCCCTCGAAGCCAATCCGAAATGGAAGAATGACCCGAGCGTGCCCAAAACGGGCGACCCCTACTCCAGAGTAGAGGTGGTTAAACTGTGA
- a CDS encoding ABC transporter permease, whose amino-acid sequence MSNDTAPAGLNIINSMMGENASQRLLKSSWRGLLNFIGGLAILFVVWWFGIYLISSNTSTEHFADFGPIPAIQAIPVLWEENTIQSAITSSGYRLGSGLLIAICIGVPIGILMGRSKRFRELSNSPFQLLRMISPLSWEPIAVIVFATWNQAIIFLIAIASVWPIAFATAAGLAKVDPAWFKVARNLGAKPWHIVTQIIIPAITFDVLTGVRLALGVAWIVLVPAEFLGVTSGLGYSIQDAREGLSYDHLMAWVLIIGAIGYILDSSCVMLIKRFSWHRGDQ is encoded by the coding sequence ATGAGTAATGATACCGCACCTGCCGGGTTGAATATCATCAACAGCATGATGGGTGAAAACGCATCGCAACGCCTATTAAAATCGTCCTGGCGGGGATTGTTGAATTTCATTGGCGGGCTCGCGATCCTGTTTGTGGTCTGGTGGTTTGGCATCTACCTGATATCTTCAAATACATCTACTGAACATTTCGCTGACTTTGGGCCGATACCTGCAATTCAGGCGATCCCCGTATTATGGGAAGAGAACACGATACAGAGTGCGATTACATCCAGCGGCTACCGTTTGGGTAGTGGATTGTTGATTGCCATATGCATCGGGGTGCCCATCGGCATTTTGATGGGACGCAGTAAGCGGTTCCGTGAATTGAGCAACTCACCCTTTCAGTTGCTGCGCATGATCAGTCCTCTCTCTTGGGAACCCATCGCGGTTATAGTTTTCGCAACATGGAATCAGGCGATCATATTCCTGATAGCCATTGCATCGGTTTGGCCTATTGCGTTTGCAACCGCAGCCGGTCTGGCCAAGGTCGATCCTGCCTGGTTTAAGGTGGCGCGAAATCTTGGCGCCAAACCCTGGCATATCGTGACACAGATTATCATACCGGCGATTACATTCGATGTGCTTACAGGTGTACGTCTTGCGCTCGGTGTGGCATGGATCGTTCTCGTTCCTGCAGAATTCCTTGGTGTTACTTCCGGTCTTGGCTACTCGATTCAAGATGCGCGTGAGGGTCTTTCGTACGACCATCTCATGGCGTGGGTGCTTATCATAGGTGCTATCGGTTACATCCTGGATAGCTCCTGTGTGATGCTAATCAAGCGCTTCAGTTGGCATCGTGGAGATCAGTGA
- a CDS encoding DsrE/DsrF/DrsH-like family protein codes for MSQNYHIVCLTGTREKLQMAAMFASVAAATGDQVTVFFSMNALPFFIKNSVQDPPVEGRFGELMNNEVGVPPFKQLFKSAAELGDAKLLPCSMALDLLKITKEALDPEFGPPTGLTRFLNDAEGGQLLTF; via the coding sequence ATGTCACAGAATTATCACATCGTTTGCTTGACTGGAACACGCGAAAAGTTACAGATGGCTGCAATGTTCGCATCGGTGGCGGCTGCCACGGGTGATCAGGTTACTGTCTTTTTTTCAATGAATGCATTGCCCTTCTTTATCAAGAATTCGGTACAGGATCCACCGGTGGAAGGCCGGTTTGGTGAATTGATGAATAACGAAGTGGGTGTGCCGCCGTTCAAGCAATTGTTTAAAAGTGCGGCGGAATTGGGCGATGCCAAGCTTTTGCCCTGTTCCATGGCCCTTGATCTGTTGAAGATTACCAAAGAGGCTCTTGATCCCGAGTTTGGTCCGCCGACAGGGCTGACCCGCTTTCTTAACGATGCGGAAGGCGGGCAGCTGCTCACATTTTGA
- a CDS encoding LysR family transcriptional regulator, producing MEYSNLPDLKHLATLRAVVEQGGVSEAARLLHIGQPAVTKRLRALDGCYAASLMQRQGRNLQLTPAGERVYAFARLMFDHQASLLDDLEYLRSGLNRLRLEVTFAIGEHLLPSLLLNFSDNFPQYRIESRMGYSRHIQRRLATGLSDLALLEQAPDHPEVLVQKWLDDELVLVCGLGHPLWGSGLLPVTELGDLRYVLRESQSSMRITLDKALRDIGIDQLPIAMEVGSTDTIVEMLQHGGHVSFLPRFAVDDALNAGTLYHIKIQGLRINRTLWIARTRSNLKNAVAEAFIQLLRKKSWNG from the coding sequence ATGGAATATTCAAATCTACCTGACCTGAAACATCTGGCGACATTGAGAGCGGTCGTCGAACAGGGTGGCGTTTCGGAGGCCGCCCGACTACTGCACATCGGCCAGCCTGCGGTGACCAAACGGTTGCGTGCCCTTGACGGTTGTTATGCGGCGAGTTTGATGCAGCGGCAAGGGCGTAATCTACAGCTTACCCCGGCAGGGGAGCGGGTCTATGCCTTTGCGCGACTGATGTTCGATCATCAGGCCTCCCTTTTGGATGATCTGGAGTATCTGCGGTCGGGTCTGAACAGACTGCGCCTCGAAGTCACCTTCGCAATCGGCGAACATCTATTGCCGAGCCTGCTGCTGAACTTCTCCGATAATTTTCCTCAGTACAGGATAGAGAGCCGCATGGGTTACAGTCGGCATATTCAACGCCGACTCGCTACAGGGCTCTCCGATTTGGCATTACTTGAGCAGGCCCCTGACCATCCCGAGGTCTTGGTGCAGAAGTGGCTGGACGATGAACTTGTACTGGTTTGCGGTCTGGGGCACCCACTTTGGGGCAGTGGACTGTTGCCGGTAACAGAGTTGGGAGATTTACGCTATGTGCTGCGCGAGTCCCAGTCGTCCATGCGGATCACCCTGGATAAGGCGCTCAGGGATATCGGCATCGATCAGTTGCCCATTGCCATGGAAGTGGGATCGACGGACACCATCGTGGAGATGCTGCAACATGGGGGGCATGTGAGTTTCCTGCCCCGTTTTGCAGTCGACGATGCCCTGAATGCCGGCACCCTCTACCATATAAAAATACAGGGACTTCGTATCAACCGTACCCTGTGGATTGCCAGAACCCGTTCGAATTTAAAAAATGCCGTGGCTGAAGCGTTTATCCAGTTGCTGCGTAAGAAATCATGGAACGGATAG
- a CDS encoding 4Fe-4S dicluster domain-containing protein — translation MLRSLLIDAEKCTGCVQCELACSYENEGEFNPAKSRIRVFTFHHEGRFVPYTCTQCAEAWCMQACPVDAITLDAGTGAKVVNASVCVGCKVCTIACPFGTVNYSSGSGKVVKCDLCGGDPACAKACPTAAITYVDADQTGFEKMRAWAGKTDAGNAASA, via the coding sequence ATGCTCAGGTCCCTTTTGATAGATGCGGAAAAGTGTACGGGATGCGTGCAATGTGAATTGGCGTGTTCCTATGAAAATGAAGGTGAGTTTAATCCTGCCAAATCACGAATCAGGGTTTTTACATTCCACCATGAAGGGCGTTTTGTTCCCTATACATGCACACAATGCGCTGAAGCCTGGTGTATGCAGGCCTGTCCTGTTGACGCCATTACGCTGGATGCCGGTACTGGGGCGAAGGTTGTCAATGCCTCCGTCTGTGTCGGCTGCAAGGTCTGCACCATCGCCTGCCCCTTTGGCACCGTCAACTACAGCAGTGGCAGTGGAAAGGTGGTCAAGTGTGATCTCTGTGGCGGAGATCCCGCGTGTGCCAAGGCCTGTCCGACAGCTGCGATCACCTATGTGGACGCGGATCAGACGGGATTTGAAAAGATGCGTGCCTGGGCGGGTAAAACCGATGCCGGCAATGCTGCAAGTGCGTAA
- a CDS encoding ABC transporter permease, translating to MKSSGRGLYNFFGGLAILFVFWWIGGYFISINPTTEHFAAFGPIPTFKAFPELWSSGTIQSAIAASGYRLGLGLLIAIVIGVPIGILMGRSKRFREISNSPFQLLRMISPLAWMPLAVIVFATWNQSIIFLIAIASVWPVAFATAAGLAKIDPAWFKVARNLGATPIHMMTKIILPAISFDVFTGIRLALGVAWIVLVPAEYLGVTSGLGYSIEDARETLSYHHLTAIVLVIGALGYILDSTCVLLIKHFSWHRGDES from the coding sequence CTGAAATCATCAGGGCGCGGCTTATACAACTTCTTTGGTGGGTTGGCGATCCTGTTCGTCTTCTGGTGGATTGGCGGTTATTTCATATCCATCAATCCAACCACCGAACACTTCGCGGCATTCGGGCCGATTCCCACTTTTAAGGCATTTCCCGAATTATGGTCCTCCGGCACGATTCAGAGTGCGATAGCCGCAAGTGGATATCGTTTGGGTTTGGGCCTGCTGATTGCGATAGTAATTGGTGTGCCGATCGGAATTCTGATGGGCCGAAGCAAGCGCTTCCGCGAAATAAGCAATTCACCGTTTCAGCTGTTGCGCATGATCAGTCCGTTGGCTTGGATGCCGCTTGCGGTCATTGTTTTTGCAACCTGGAATCAATCGATCATTTTTCTGATTGCAATTGCATCGGTCTGGCCAGTGGCCTTTGCCACCGCCGCAGGTCTGGCGAAAATCGATCCGGCCTGGTTCAAAGTGGCGCGCAATCTGGGCGCTACGCCCATACACATGATGACCAAAATCATTCTGCCGGCCATCAGTTTCGATGTGTTTACTGGTATCCGGCTGGCGCTGGGTGTGGCGTGGATTGTATTGGTGCCGGCGGAATATCTGGGAGTCACCTCCGGTCTCGGCTACTCAATAGAAGACGCCAGGGAAACATTGTCATACCACCACCTTACAGCCATCGTGCTGGTGATCGGTGCTCTCGGTTACATCCTCGACAGTACCTGTGTGTTACTGATCAAACATTTCAGTTGGCACCGTGGAGATGAATCGTGA
- a CDS encoding MarR family winged helix-turn-helix transcriptional regulator → MNFDEITEPLTRRIADGLTRLASVARQLDWQAAEAAGLSPTQADLLRFVVSRPQGTRLTAAAAHSGIRKATASDAVSALERKALVRKYADTADGRAITLKVTAKGKKAAQKWPASFEPIILGLTQNEQQVLLGLVIKMISQLQQRELIAPQRTCVSCHHFRKNVAPGTKTPHFCAFVDAPMAERHLRVDCPEHEAAA, encoded by the coding sequence ATGAACTTCGATGAGATCACAGAACCACTCACCCGCCGAATCGCCGACGGGCTCACAAGACTGGCATCAGTGGCGCGACAATTAGACTGGCAAGCAGCCGAGGCGGCTGGCTTGTCTCCGACCCAGGCCGATCTACTTCGCTTTGTCGTCAGCCGGCCGCAGGGCACACGACTCACCGCGGCGGCGGCCCATTCCGGGATTCGCAAGGCTACCGCCAGCGATGCCGTCAGTGCCCTGGAAAGAAAGGCGCTGGTAAGGAAATACGCAGACACTGCGGATGGCAGGGCGATCACGCTTAAGGTCACAGCCAAAGGTAAAAAGGCCGCACAGAAGTGGCCGGCAAGCTTCGAGCCCATCATTCTGGGTCTTACCCAGAACGAGCAGCAAGTACTGTTGGGACTGGTCATCAAAATGATCAGCCAGCTTCAGCAGCGCGAGCTGATCGCACCGCAACGGACCTGTGTAAGCTGTCACCACTTCCGTAAGAACGTTGCCCCCGGGACCAAGACCCCGCACTTCTGTGCCTTCGTCGATGCACCCATGGCGGAACGGCATCTGCGTGTAGACTGCCCGGAGCATGAAGCTGCCGCATGA
- a CDS encoding sulfurtransferase TusA family protein, with translation MSEFKTIDARDTFCPGPLMELITYMKQAAVGDTLELLSTDNGTASDVPEWIDKVGHEMISSEKVGEVWHLKVRKLK, from the coding sequence ATGAGTGAATTTAAAACCATCGATGCTCGAGACACTTTTTGTCCCGGGCCGCTAATGGAGCTTATTACCTATATGAAGCAGGCGGCAGTGGGCGATACCCTCGAACTGTTATCGACCGATAATGGAACGGCATCCGATGTTCCCGAGTGGATCGACAAGGTCGGACACGAAATGATCAGTAGTGAGAAGGTCGGGGAGGTCTGGCACCTGAAGGTTCGCAAGCTCAAATAG